One Bacteriovorax sp. PP10 DNA window includes the following coding sequences:
- a CDS encoding DUF1036 domain-containing protein, with translation MKFLIALFSVLALNVAQAEVGRIESFFSPSLDKDHDKVVHLYLQNNCNQEIYVATRGQNPNRVWESKGYYRIYPGQVVSGGDMINDIYYLNAFSVDRRVRWEGPHQFEIHGKTVRAALVELPKDYGGNWTTVLYCY, from the coding sequence ATGAAATTTTTAATCGCACTCTTTTCTGTTCTGGCACTAAACGTAGCACAAGCTGAAGTGGGCAGAATTGAATCTTTTTTCTCACCTTCTCTTGATAAGGACCACGATAAAGTCGTGCACCTGTATCTACAAAACAACTGTAACCAGGAAATTTATGTAGCGACAAGAGGACAAAATCCAAACAGAGTTTGGGAATCAAAAGGCTATTATAGAATTTACCCGGGACAAGTAGTTTCTGGTGGCGACATGATCAATGACATTTATTATTTAAATGCATTTTCTGTCGACAGAAGAGTTCGCTGGGAAGGCCCACATCAATTTGAAATTCACGGCAAAACTGTACGTGCTGCTTTAGTTGAACTTCCAAAAGATTACGGTGGAAACTGGACGACAGTTTTATACTGTTACTAA
- a CDS encoding DUF1036 domain-containing protein — protein MKMLIALFTVLTLNISYAEQGDLSLSFTPTSSENKSIQSIGLYLANECYEDVYVVTRTRTYNGNWETRGYFRISPGYRIYDTTMSRNYFYLHARTYDGHIRWDGPYNIEFNGYNLKARLIELPGGASGDWTIRLICN, from the coding sequence ATGAAAATGTTAATCGCACTTTTTACAGTTTTAACTCTTAATATTTCTTACGCCGAACAAGGTGACCTGAGTTTAAGTTTTACTCCAACATCTTCAGAAAATAAATCCATACAGTCTATAGGCCTATACCTGGCCAATGAATGTTATGAAGATGTGTATGTTGTGACCCGTACCCGAACCTATAATGGAAACTGGGAGACCAGAGGCTATTTCAGAATTTCTCCTGGATATAGAATTTATGACACTACTATGAGTCGCAATTACTTTTATCTTCACGCAAGAACGTACGATGGACATATCCGTTGGGATGGGCCTTATAACATTGAGTTTAACGGATATAACTTGAAAGCGAGACTGATCGAACTCCCAGGAGGCGCTAGTGGAGATTGGACGATTAGGTTAATTTGTAATTAA
- the fabG gene encoding 3-oxoacyl-ACP reductase FabG: MDFNNQTVIVTGGTRGIGRGISEAFLKNGATVIATYAGNDAAAAKMKEENSQYADRIHTFRCDVRDEAAVVDFYKMVEEKFPKIEVLINNSGIRRDQVTAMMSMIEWNDVIATNLTGTFLMSKHAVLQFMKNRYGRIVNMSSIGGSLGLPGQANYAASKAGQIAISKTLSKEVAKRGITVNNVCPGFIDTELLADLPEEQRKEYAKDVPMKRFGRVEEVAAAVLFLASKEASYITGASLEISGGL, from the coding sequence ATGGATTTTAACAATCAAACAGTCATCGTTACCGGTGGAACAAGAGGAATTGGACGCGGTATCAGCGAGGCCTTTCTAAAAAATGGCGCAACTGTTATTGCCACTTATGCTGGAAACGACGCTGCAGCAGCGAAGATGAAAGAAGAAAACTCACAGTATGCTGATCGCATCCACACTTTTAGATGTGACGTTCGCGATGAAGCGGCCGTGGTTGATTTTTATAAAATGGTTGAAGAAAAATTCCCTAAGATCGAAGTTCTTATCAACAACTCTGGGATCAGAAGAGACCAGGTGACAGCGATGATGAGCATGATTGAATGGAATGATGTTATTGCAACGAACCTGACGGGAACTTTTTTAATGAGTAAACATGCAGTCCTGCAGTTTATGAAAAACCGTTACGGAAGAATTGTGAACATGTCTTCTATCGGTGGAAGTTTAGGTTTACCAGGTCAAGCAAACTACGCTGCTTCAAAAGCAGGTCAGATTGCTATTTCAAAAACACTTTCAAAAGAAGTCGCAAAACGCGGGATCACTGTGAATAACGTGTGCCCGGGATTTATCGATACAGAACTTCTAGCTGATCTTCCGGAAGAGCAGAGAAAAGAATACGCTAAAGACGTTCCTATGAAGCGCTTTGGACGTGTAGAAGAAGTCGCTGCTGCGGTTTTATTTTTAGCGAGCAAAGAAGCAAGTTATATTACTGGTGCAAGTCTAGAAATTTCCGGAGGACTATAA
- the fabZ gene encoding 3-hydroxyacyl-ACP dehydratase FabZ, with the protein MFPDILDLIPQRPPFLFVDKVVDRTENSIKTTLKVTGQEDFFKGHFPGNPIMPGVLLQEALFQSGAALMAGRAGGGLGVVTRVQNAKFKNMVRPGDVLEMEVQLTESISNAHYMKGTTKVDGKTVLVIEFAVASV; encoded by the coding sequence ATGTTCCCAGATATTCTCGACCTTATCCCACAACGCCCACCATTTTTATTTGTTGATAAAGTGGTAGACCGTACAGAAAATTCAATCAAGACAACTCTTAAAGTGACAGGCCAGGAAGACTTCTTCAAAGGACATTTTCCAGGTAACCCAATCATGCCAGGAGTATTGCTTCAAGAAGCTTTATTTCAATCAGGAGCTGCTTTAATGGCAGGTCGTGCTGGTGGAGGCCTTGGTGTTGTGACTAGAGTTCAGAATGCAAAATTCAAAAATATGGTTCGCCCTGGCGATGTTTTAGAAATGGAAGTTCAGTTAACTGAATCTATTTCAAATGCTCACTATATGAAAGGGACCACTAAGGTAGACGGTAAAACGGTTTTAGTTATTGAATTTGCCGTAGCAAGCGTTTAA